The Rhinatrema bivittatum chromosome 4, aRhiBiv1.1, whole genome shotgun sequence genome window below encodes:
- the ALKBH1 gene encoding nucleic acid dioxygenase ALKBH1, producing the protein MAAPAVGPVEDAFRRLFKFYKRRQPPPDLSGVLDFNRLGLNASAAKVLDAKLSISSVSDQDALRAGLQPVGKWKAYGLQGYPGFIFIPNPFLPGCQRHWVRQCLKVYPQKPNVCNLDMHMVSEETADLWGKSRAQLRCKGSGKREPRSLLEKLRWVTVGYHYNWDSKSYSSDHRSLFPTDLAVLSQHVAVACGFSHFKPEAGILNYYQLDSSLGIHVDEAELDHSQPLLSFSFGHSSVFLLGGLKREEAPTPLFMHSGDVLVMSGVSRLLYHAVPRIVPCPEGAALPWCLSPTPPEDPPDTLSIIQPCPEEDWEVCAVYLQGSRINMTIRQVLGPAQLFPTEPGQGAGPWPPPAGV; encoded by the exons ATGGCGGCCCCTGCAGTGGGCCCGGTAGAGGACGCCTTTCGCCGGCTCTTTAAATTTTATAAGCGGCGGCAGCCCCCGCCCGATCTCTCGGGGGTGCTGGATTTTAACCGCCTGGGGTTAAACGCCAGTGCAGCCAAG GTGCTTGACGCCAAGCTCAGCATCTCCTCTGTTAGTGACCAGGATGCCCTAAGAGCCGGCTTGCAGCCCGTCGGCAAGTGGAAAGCCTATGGCCTGCAGGGCTACCCAG GGTTTATATTCATACCTAACCCCTTTCTCCCTGGATGCCAGCGTCACTGGGTAAGGCAGTGCCTCAAGGTGTACCCCCAGAAACCCAATGTGTGCAACCTGGATATGCACATGGTGTCGGAGGAAACCGCTGACTTGTGGGGGAAAAGCCGAGCGCAGCTGAG GTGTAAAGGTTCCGGAAAGCGAGAGCCCAGAAGTTTGCTGGAGAAGTTACGCTGGGTGACTGTGGGCTATCACTATAACTGGGACTCCAAG AGTTATTCCTCGGATCACCGGTCCCTGTTCCCCACGGACCTGGCTGTCCTCTCTCAGCACGTGGCTGTGGCGTGCGGCTTCTCGCACTTCAAGCCAGAGGCCGGCATCCTTAACTACTACCAGTTGGACTCCTCGCTGGGCATTCATGTGGATGAGGCGGAGCTGGACCACTCCCAGCCTCTCCTCTCATTCAG TTTCGGACACTCCTCTGTCTTTTTGCTGGGCGGTTTGAAGAGGGAGGAGGCACCTACGCCCCTGTTTATGCACAGCGGTGACGTCCTGGTAATGTCTGGCGTCAGCCGCTTGCTGTACCACGCCGTGCCTCGCATCGTGCCCTGCCCGGAGGGGGCTGCACTGCCCTGGTGCCTGTCCCCGACTCCTCCCGAGGACCCTCCCGACACTTTGTCCATCATTCAGCCCTGCCCGGAGGAGGACTGGGAGGTCTGTGCTGTCTACTTGCAGGGCTCGCGCATCAATATGACCATCCGGCAAGTGCTGGGGCCTGCTCAGCTCTTCCCCACCGAGCCCGGGCAGGGGGCTGGGCCGTGGCCCCCCCCAGCAGGAGTGTGA